A stretch of DNA from Candidatus Acidiferrales bacterium:
CCATGAATACGATGTATGCCACGGTTGCCGCCCGCGTCCGTGAGGTGGCCGTACTACGCGTCCTGGGCTTTTCCCGGGGCAGCGTACTGCTTTCTTTCCTGGTCGAGTCGCTCATCCTGGCCGCGATTGGCGGCATGATCGGCGTGCTGCTGGCCTTGCCCCTCAATGGCTTGGCGACCGGCACGACCAATTGGCTCTCCTTTAGCGAAATGACGTTTCAATTTCGCATTACTCCCGCGCTACTATTGCAAGGACTGCTCTTTGCCGTGGTGATGGGCGTTGTCGGAGGTTTGCTGCCGGCGGTGCGAGCGGCCCGCCAACCGGCAGCGCTGGCCCTGCGTGCCTTGTAACCGGATGTACCGAGAAAGGAACAAGTGGGATCCCACGAGACTCTCGACCGCGAGCTGAAGACACTGCGCATCCCGCCGGAAAAGCGCGGGGAGCCGCCTAAGGCTTCACCGCGGCGAAAATGGTGGCTCTACGTTGGCGCCGGCCTAGCAACGGTCGTCTTGCTTGTTTTGCTTGTGATCATGCGGGCGGCTCCCGTCCCGGTCGAGGTCGTTCGCGCCCAGCTCAGTGCCGGCCCGATGGCCAGCGCCACTTTGATTGCCAGCGGCTATGTAGTTCCTCACCATCGCATCGAGGTTGGCTCGAAAGTGATGGGCAAGGTGGCTTGGGTGGGGGTCGAGAAGGGCGACCGGGTGAAGGCCGGTCAGGTCGTGGTGCGCCTCGAGGACGACGAATACCGTGCCCGCGTCGAGGAGGCCCGCGCGGCTCTGGCCACTGCCGAAGCCCGCCTGACGGAACTGGAAACAGGCTCGCGACCCGAAGAAATTGATCGCGCCCGCGCCGAGCGAGACCTCGCCCGCCTGAACCTCGAGCGCGTCCAAGCACTGGTCGCCCAGGGTGTTTACGCCCAGCAGCAACTCGACGATGCCCGCACTCGTTTTGAGGTGGCGGAGAAAAGCTACGAGCTGGTGCGCCAGGGCCCGCGCAAGGAGCAGGTGGAGCAGGCCCGGGCCGAGGTCGAACGCGCTCGCGCGGCGCTGGCTTTCGCTGAGACGCAACTCGAAGCCACCCGTATCCGTGCTCCCAGGGAAGGCACAATCCTCGAACGATTAGTGGAAGCGGGAGAGATGGTCACCACCATGTTCGCCGGCGAGCGAGGGGCCAAGTCTGTCGTGGTGTCGCTCGCTGACCTGCGCGACATCCGCGTGGAACTCGACATCAACCAGAACGACTTCCCGCGCGTCTCAATGAACCAGCTTTGCGACATCGTGCTCGAAGCCTATCCCGACCGGCATTACCGCGGCCAGGTGGTCGAGATTGCCCCGGAAGCCAACCGCCAGAAAGGCACTGTACAGGTGAAGGTGCAATTCCCGGAGCCGGACGAAAAGGTGCGGCCGGAGATGATCGCCCGGGTTGCTTTCCAGCAAACCGAGAAGAGCAATGAAGCCGCCCGACCGGTGGTGTTAATTCCGCGCAGCGCGCGTGTGGAGCGCGACGGCAAGGGCATCGTGTTCCTCATAAAGGACGGCCGGGCTCGACTCCGGCCCATCCAGGCGAGCGAAGCTCCGGGAGATATGCTGATAGTCATGGCGGGACTCCAGGGAGGAGAAGAGGTCGTCGTCAGCGGCCAGGAAGCTCTGCGCGACGGCGCCCGCGTCGGCATCAAACCTTCCCGGCAAGGAAAGCAATGAGCAAAACCATAGTCGAGTTGCGCGACATTCGGAAGGTCTTTACCCGCGACTCTTTCGAACTGCACGCGCTTGAGGATATCCATCTTGACATCCATGAAGGCGAATTCTTCTGCCTGATGGGCCCCTCCGGCTCCGGCAAGTCCACCTTGTTGAATCTGGTGGCGGGCATTGATAGGCCCACAGCGGGCACTGTAATCGTCTTAGGAGAAGAGATCAGTGCGATGGCGGAAGATGCTCTTGCTGCCTGGCGGAACCGCCACTTAGGCTTTGTGTTCCAACAGTTCAACCTCATCCCGGTGCTGACTGCCTTCGAAAATGTGGAGTTGCCCCTGCTCCTCACGCGCTTCAGCCGCGTGGAGCGTCGCCAGCATGTGGAGACGGCATTGCGTCTGGTGGGGCTGGCTGACCGGGCTGACCACCTTCCCCGCCAGCTCTCGGGCGGTGAGGAACAACGTGTGGCGATCGCGCGCGCCCTCGTCATCGATCCCACGCTGATCCTGGCTGACGAACCTACCGGCGACCTTGATGCACACTCTGCCCAAGATGTCCTCCAAGTCCTGACCCGGTTGAATCAAAACTACCGCAAGACCATCCTGTTGGTCACCCACGACCCCCGCGCTGCGGCCCACGCCAGCCGGGTGCGGAACCTGGAGAAAGGGCGGCTGCTTCCCGCGAGCTGATCCTGCCACCAGCAGAGTAACAGCCAGTCTCGGACGGTTCGCCCCTGCAGCGGCTTCCGTCTTGCGGCAGTGAACTCACTGCCGTGATAAGATGACCGGCCCATGCTGGGCCCCAGTGGCTTGCACTCCATCCAAAGCTATCTGATTCGCAGGCAGCCGGCCATGCTTGCGCTACTTCGCCGGCTGGTCGAGATGGAATCGCCCAGCCTGGACAAGGCGGCGGTGGACCGCATCGGCCTGTATGTTGCCGAATGCTGGCGC
This window harbors:
- a CDS encoding efflux RND transporter periplasmic adaptor subunit, with amino-acid sequence MGSHETLDRELKTLRIPPEKRGEPPKASPRRKWWLYVGAGLATVVLLVLLVIMRAAPVPVEVVRAQLSAGPMASATLIASGYVVPHHRIEVGSKVMGKVAWVGVEKGDRVKAGQVVVRLEDDEYRARVEEARAALATAEARLTELETGSRPEEIDRARAERDLARLNLERVQALVAQGVYAQQQLDDARTRFEVAEKSYELVRQGPRKEQVEQARAEVERARAALAFAETQLEATRIRAPREGTILERLVEAGEMVTTMFAGERGAKSVVVSLADLRDIRVELDINQNDFPRVSMNQLCDIVLEAYPDRHYRGQVVEIAPEANRQKGTVQVKVQFPEPDEKVRPEMIARVAFQQTEKSNEAARPVVLIPRSARVERDGKGIVFLIKDGRARLRPIQASEAPGDMLIVMAGLQGGEEVVVSGQEALRDGARVGIKPSRQGKQ
- a CDS encoding ABC transporter ATP-binding protein, with the protein product MSKTIVELRDIRKVFTRDSFELHALEDIHLDIHEGEFFCLMGPSGSGKSTLLNLVAGIDRPTAGTVIVLGEEISAMAEDALAAWRNRHLGFVFQQFNLIPVLTAFENVELPLLLTRFSRVERRQHVETALRLVGLADRADHLPRQLSGGEEQRVAIARALVIDPTLILADEPTGDLDAHSAQDVLQVLTRLNQNYRKTILLVTHDPRAAAHASRVRNLEKGRLLPAS